From one Paeniglutamicibacter psychrophenolicus genomic stretch:
- a CDS encoding DUF5615 family PIN-like protein, with protein sequence MNGLGSTLPLYLIDASAWSHYGSRNPVTGFIDHISHRGVIMTCPPAALEYCFMARNKVEHDNYRMRMEKLLQPLVHPTVHDVLVIQSALWGSGLVCAAGASDTLIASYAMLNNATVISCDKDFGHIAAALDGALRQIRLVP encoded by the coding sequence ATGAACGGCCTCGGGTCGACGCTTCCGCTGTATCTCATCGATGCCAGCGCATGGTCACATTATGGCTCCAGGAATCCGGTGACCGGATTTATCGACCACATTTCTCACCGAGGAGTGATCATGACATGCCCGCCTGCCGCCCTGGAATATTGCTTCATGGCGCGAAACAAGGTGGAGCATGATAATTACCGAATGCGGATGGAAAAACTGTTGCAACCCTTGGTTCATCCAACAGTGCATGACGTACTCGTGATCCAATCCGCACTGTGGGGGAGCGGACTGGTTTGTGCCGCTGGAGCAAGCGACACGCTTATCGCGTCTTACGCCATGCTCAACAATGCCACCGTGATTTCATGTGACAAGGATTTTGGACATATCGCGGCCGCGCTAGATGGCGCCCTGCGGCAAATTCGACTTGTTCCTTGA